The window GTGGCCTGTATCAGGAAGTGGGCAAGCTCACTCGCGAGCTGCATAGTGCGATCGTCAATTTCCAGATTGACCCGAACATGCCGCAAGCCGAGGAGGTCTCGCAGATCACGGATGCCACCGAGCGCTTGGGTTATGTGGTCAAGCTGACCGAAGCCGCGGCCAACCGCACCATGGACCTGGTGGAAAACGCCACGCCGCTGGTCAACGGCCTGAGCAACGAAGCCCAGGCCTTGAGCACCGATTGGGGACGGTTCATGCGTCGCGAAGTCGGGGCTGAAGAGTTCCGCGAGCTGGCTCGGCGAGTCGACGGTTTCCTGACACGCAGCAGCGAAGACAATCGCGTTGTGTCGAGCAACCTCAACGACATTCTGCTCGCTCAGGATTACCAGGACCTCACCGGTCAGGTGATCAAGCGCGTGACCCAACTGGTCACCGAAGTTGAAAGCAACCTGCTCAAGCTCGTGCTTATGGCCAGTCAGGTGGACCGCTTTGCGGGCATCGAACATGACCGTGAAGCGATGCTGGCAGAAAAAGATCCGCAAAAACATCTCTCTCAGGGTGAAGGTCCGCAGATTCATGCCGATAAAAGAGAAGACGTTGTGTCCGGTCAGGACGATGTAGACGATTTGCTTTCCAGCCTTGGATTCTAGGAGCACCCCTACACATGAGCTTCGGCGCCGATGAAGAGATCCTTCAGGATTTCCTGGTTGAGGCCGGCGAGATTCTAGAGCAACTGTCCGAACAGCTGGTCGAGCTTGAAAGCCGACCTGATGATGCGGACTTGCTCAATGCAATTTTTCGCGGTTTTCACACTGTAAAAGGAGGCGCCGGCTTCCTCCAGCTCAACGAGCTGGTGGAGTGCTGTCACATCGCCGAGAACGTGTTCGACATCCTGCGCAAGGGTGAGCGTCGCGTCGACTCGGAACTGATGGACGTGGTTCTCGAAGCGCTGGATGCGGTGAACGGCATGTTCACCGAAGTCCGCGAGCGCAGCCCGATCACGGCTGCCACACCAGAATTGCTGGCGGCACTGGCCCGTTTGGCCGAGCCGAAAACCGCCGATGAAACGGCACCGGTCGCCGACGTGGTGGAAGAACCTGCCGCCGAGAGCGAGTCGGGTGACATCACCGATAACGAATTCGAACAACTGCTGGACTCGCTGAACGCCGTCAAGGCTCAGGCAGAAGCCCCGGCAGTTGTGCCAGCGCCGAGCAGCAATGCAGCGGGCAGCGACGAAATCACCGATGCCGAGTTCGAGTCGTTGCTCGATCAACTGCACGGTAAAGGCCAGTTCGCGGTCGATGCGGTAGCCTCGGCGCCAGCCGCACCGGTTGCCCCGAAAGCGCCAGGCGACAGCTCCGATATCACCGACGACGAGTTCGAAGCACTGCTCGATCAACTGCACGGCAAGGGCAACTTTGCCGTTGATGCGCTGGAGTCGGCCATTGCTGCGGTCCCGGCCCCGGCTGCGCCTACCGCAAAAGCGGCTGGCGGCGATCTGATCTCCGATCACGAGTTCGAATCGCTGCTCGACGAATTGCACGGCAAAGGCAAGTTCACTGAAGTCGGCACTGGCGCCGCTGTTTCGGCACCTGTCACCAAGGCTCCTGCCGCTGCAGCGAAACCTGTCGCCAAAGCGCCCGAGCCTAAAGCCGAAGCGCCGAAGCCTGCTGCTACCCCGGCCCCGGCTCGTGCCGCGTCTGCGCCGCCAGCGGAAAAACCGGCCAGCGAAGCCGAGACCACCGTGCGCGTCGATACCGCACGTCTCGACGAAATCATGAACATGGTCGGCGAGTTGGTACTGGTGCGTAACCGTTTGGTCCGTCTGGGCCTCAACAGCGGCGACGAAGCCATGTCCAAGGCCGTGTCGAACCTCGACGTGGTCACGGCCGACCTGCAAACCGCGGTCATGAAGACCCGGATGCAACCGATCAAAAAGGTCTTCGGGCGCTTCCCACGTCTGGTTCGCGACCTGGCTCGCCAGCTCAAGAAAGAGATCAACCTGGAACTGGTCGGCGAAGAAACCGACCTCGACAAGAACCTCGTCGAGGCCCTGGCCGACCCGCTGGTCCACTTGGTGCGCAACTCGGTCGACCACGGTATTGAAGAGCCGGCCGAGCGTGAAGCGATGGGCAAGCCGCGCAGCGGCAAGGTGATCCTGTCCGCTGAACAGGAAGGCGACCACATCCTGCTGTCGATCTCCGATGACGGCAAGGGCATGGACGCCGACGTTCTGCGCGGCATTGCCGTGAAGAAAGGCCTGATGGACAAGGATGCGGCGGATCGCCTCAGCGAATCCGATTGCTTCAACCTGATCTTCGCGCCGGGCTTCTCGACCAAGACCGAAATTTCCGATGTCTCCGGACGCGGCGTGGGCATGGACGTGGTGAAAACCAAAATCGCCCAGCTCAACGGCACCATCAATATCTACTCGACCAAGGGCAAGGGCTCGAAGATCGTCATCAAGGTCCCGTTGACCCTGGCGATCATGCCGACGCTGATGGTCATGCTGGGCAACCAGGCGTTTGCGTTCCCGCTGGTGAACGTCAACGAGATCTTCCACCTCGACCTGTCGCGCACCAACGTGGTGGACGGCCAGGAAGTGGTGATCGTGCGGGACAAGGCGCTGCCATTGTTCTACCTCAAACGCTGGTTGGTCAGTTCCGCCGCTCACGAAGAGCAGCGCGAAGGCCATGTGGTGATCCTTTCGGTGGGCACTCAGCGGATCGGCTTCGTCGTCGATCAACTGGTGGGCCAGGAAGAAGTGGTCATCAAGCCATTGGGCAAAATGCTCCAGGGAACCCCGGGCATGTCCGGCGCCACCATCACCGGTGACGGCCGCATTGCGCTGATTCTCGATGTTCCGAGCATGCTCAAGCGTTACGCCGCACGGCGTATTTGATTCTGGTGGGGCGGGGCGACTGAGCCTCGCTCCGCCTAACGGAGTGTTTATGGCAGTTAAAGTCCTGGTGGTGGACGATTCGGGGTTTTTCCGCCGCCGCGTCTCGGAAATTCTTTCAGCGGATCCGAATATCCAGGTCGTCGGCACGGCGACCAACGGAAAAGAGGCGATTGATCAGGCGCTGGCCCTCAAGCCAGACGTGATCACCATGGACTACGAGATGCCGATGATGGATGGCATCACGGCAGTGCGGCACATCATGCAGCGCTGCCCGACCCCGGTGTTGATGTTCTCCTCGCTGACCCACGAAGGCGCTCGGGTAACCCTCGATGCGCTGGACGCTGGCGCGGTGGATTTCCTGCCGAAGAATTTCGAAGACATCTCCCGCAACCCGGAGAAGGTCAAGCAACTGCTGTGCGAAAAGATTCTCAGCATCTCGCGCAGTAACCGTCGCGCCAACACCTACAGCGCTCCGGCACCTGTAGCCGCACCCGCCCCGACGCCTGCACCTTCGAGCGTCAGCAGCTACGGCAGCAGCGCGCCTGCGCGTCCGGCACCGGCGCCGATTCCGGCGCGTACCCCTGCGCCAGCCTCGTCGTCGCCAGCGCCGAAACGCAAAGCCTACAAACTGGTCGCCATCGGCACGTCCACTGGCGGCCCGGTTGCCTTGCAGCGGGTGCTGACCCAGTTGCCGGCCAATTTCCCCGCACCGATCGTATTGATCCAGCACATGCCGGCGGCCTTTACCAAGGCTTTCGCCGAGCGTCTGGACAAGCTCTGCCGCATCAGCGTCAAGGAAGCCGAGGATGGCGACATCCTGCGTCCGGGCCTGGCGTTGCTGGCGCCGGGTGGCAAGCAAATGATGATCGACGGCCGTGGCGCGGTGAAAATCCTGCCGGGCGACGAACGCCTGAACTACAAGCCGTGCGTGGACATCACCTTCGGTTCCGCGGCCAAGTCTTACGGTGACAAAGTTCTGGCGGTCGTATTGACCGGCATGGGCGCCGATGGTCGTGAAGGCGCACGTCT of the Pseudomonas frederiksbergensis genome contains:
- a CDS encoding protein phosphatase CheZ, with the protein product MEHNESSQGDFESTLKKHAVELVESLEKGRFGDAVQLIHELNQTRDRGLYQEVGKLTRELHSAIVNFQIDPNMPQAEEVSQITDATERLGYVVKLTEAAANRTMDLVENATPLVNGLSNEAQALSTDWGRFMRREVGAEEFRELARRVDGFLTRSSEDNRVVSSNLNDILLAQDYQDLTGQVIKRVTQLVTEVESNLLKLVLMASQVDRFAGIEHDREAMLAEKDPQKHLSQGEGPQIHADKREDVVSGQDDVDDLLSSLGF
- a CDS encoding chemotaxis protein CheA translates to MSFGADEEILQDFLVEAGEILEQLSEQLVELESRPDDADLLNAIFRGFHTVKGGAGFLQLNELVECCHIAENVFDILRKGERRVDSELMDVVLEALDAVNGMFTEVRERSPITAATPELLAALARLAEPKTADETAPVADVVEEPAAESESGDITDNEFEQLLDSLNAVKAQAEAPAVVPAPSSNAAGSDEITDAEFESLLDQLHGKGQFAVDAVASAPAAPVAPKAPGDSSDITDDEFEALLDQLHGKGNFAVDALESAIAAVPAPAAPTAKAAGGDLISDHEFESLLDELHGKGKFTEVGTGAAVSAPVTKAPAAAAKPVAKAPEPKAEAPKPAATPAPARAASAPPAEKPASEAETTVRVDTARLDEIMNMVGELVLVRNRLVRLGLNSGDEAMSKAVSNLDVVTADLQTAVMKTRMQPIKKVFGRFPRLVRDLARQLKKEINLELVGEETDLDKNLVEALADPLVHLVRNSVDHGIEEPAEREAMGKPRSGKVILSAEQEGDHILLSISDDGKGMDADVLRGIAVKKGLMDKDAADRLSESDCFNLIFAPGFSTKTEISDVSGRGVGMDVVKTKIAQLNGTINIYSTKGKGSKIVIKVPLTLAIMPTLMVMLGNQAFAFPLVNVNEIFHLDLSRTNVVDGQEVVIVRDKALPLFYLKRWLVSSAAHEEQREGHVVILSVGTQRIGFVVDQLVGQEEVVIKPLGKMLQGTPGMSGATITGDGRIALILDVPSMLKRYAARRI
- a CDS encoding protein-glutamate methylesterase/protein-glutamine glutaminase produces the protein MAVKVLVVDDSGFFRRRVSEILSADPNIQVVGTATNGKEAIDQALALKPDVITMDYEMPMMDGITAVRHIMQRCPTPVLMFSSLTHEGARVTLDALDAGAVDFLPKNFEDISRNPEKVKQLLCEKILSISRSNRRANTYSAPAPVAAPAPTPAPSSVSSYGSSAPARPAPAPIPARTPAPASSSPAPKRKAYKLVAIGTSTGGPVALQRVLTQLPANFPAPIVLIQHMPAAFTKAFAERLDKLCRISVKEAEDGDILRPGLALLAPGGKQMMIDGRGAVKILPGDERLNYKPCVDITFGSAAKSYGDKVLAVVLTGMGADGREGARLLKQGGSAIWAQDEASCVIYGMPMAIVKAELADAVYSLDDIGKHLVEACI